Within Labilithrix sp., the genomic segment TTCGATCGCGCGGCCGGTGACGTCGATGACGGGCCAGCCGGGGTGCTTCGCGAAGATGGTCTGCGCGTACTCGAGCTCGGCCTTCACCTGATCCTTCAGGCCGTAGTTCGCGTCGACGCTCATGCCGAGCTGCTTGAGGCGCGCCTTGCGGATCTCGACGAGCGGATCGAGCCCGATCGTGAGGCCGACGCAGCGCTCCTGGTTCGCCTCTTCGAGCTCGGGCGGCGTGGGGACGCCGAGCACGAGCGGGAGGTTCGCGACCTTGAGGCCGCGTTGCGCGAGGAGCGTGGAGAGCGGCGTCTTCGACGTGCGGCTCACGCCGACGAGGACGAGGTCGGCCTTCTTGAAGTTGCGCGGCTCCTTGCCGTCGTCGCTCTTCACCGTGAACTCGACCGCCTCGATGCGACGGAAGTATTCGTCGCTGAGCGGCATCGCTGCGCTCGGCTGATTGATCGGCTGGCGATCGAGGTAGACGGTGAGCTTGCCGATGAGCGAGCCGATGAGGTCGAGCGCTTCGACGCGGAGCTCGTAGCTCGACGCGTGGATGAACTCGCGGAGCTCGGGGCTCACGACCGTGAACACGACGAGCGCGCCTTCACGCGCTGCGCGCTCGAGGATCGGACGCGCCGCCTCCTTCGTTCGCACGCGCGTGTGCAGACGGATCTGCGCGCCCGAGTGCGGGAACTGGAGCATCGCTGCTCGAACGACTTTCTCCGCTGTCTCTCCGGTCGAATCGGAGAGGACATCGATGCGCTTCGCGTCCACGACTTCGATTCCTATCACGCCCGCGAGCGGCGGGCACCGTGTGCGATAACCGCGGGAAATCTCGACAAATTGACGCGATGGAGCACGGTCTCGATGGACCCAGGGGTGGATCTCGGTCGATCCCGGGCTTGCTGGTCACTGCACGTTTCCATGAGGTATGAGGGTGGTCCGATCCGGCTGCTCATGTCCGGGACCGGGCACGGACGTTGCGAGAAGAACAACGTCTACTCCTGCGAGTAGACAAACCTGCGACATGGCGAACCAGCGGAGCATGCTCCCGAAGTTTCGACCGGCGACCCTGGGAGGCTCGCGGCCCCAGATCCGCCCGGTTCGACCGACGGCTCCGCCGCCGGCGCCCGCACCGCCGCGCAAGCCTTCGTCCGGTATCCGCAACAACCCCGACGACTTGGAGCCGGGGACGACGAACTTCCAGCAGCAGCAGCCGACGCAGGCGGGCATCATGGCCGCCGCGCGCGCGCGCATCCACGAGATCGCGCGCGAGCTTCCGGCGGAGAACCGCTTCGGTGGTCCGCCCGCGCGCTTCGAAGACGAGACGCAGGGTCGGATCGAGGCGCCCGATCCCTACGCGCACCGCGCGCCGTCGTACGAGCCGCCGCCGCAGGACGCGTACGACGCGCTCCCTTCCCTCGGCGTGCCTTCCGACTCCGACGCCTACGGGCACGCGCACGAGCCGATGACGGCGATGCGCCCCGCGTACGACGAGGCGCTCGAGCGTCACGAACAGAACGCGTACCGCAACAACGAGTACCGCAGCGATCGTCCGGTCCCGCACGACGACAGCTCGGGCAAGTACGAGCGCGGCACGAGCCGCGGCGGCCGCGATCCTTACGCGCCCGCGACCGAATCGATCGCGAACAGCGCCAACAGCTACGACCCGGCCGCGTACGAGGCGAACTACCCGAAGTCGCCGCGCCACGAGCCGAGCTACATGGGCAAGAGCCCGAGCGACGACGGCCGCTACCGCAGCAGCGCGCCGCGCAGCAACGAGTACGCGCGCGACGAGTACCGCGATCGCGACAGCTACCGCGACGACCGCAACGCGAGCTACCGCGATCGAGACCGTGATCGGGATCGGGATCGGGATCGAGACCGCGATCGAGATCGAGATCGAGACCGCGATCGGGATCGGGACCGTGATCGCGATCGCGACAACGGGCGAAGCTACCGCGACGATCGCCGCTCCAGCTACCAGCCGCCGCGCAACGACGAGACGCGCGCGGAGGGGACCGGCAACCGCAACCGCGAGCACGAAGCGCCGGACAGCTTCGGCGATCCGCACATCCCGCCGTCGCCGCGCGTTCCTGACGGCTTCGTCGTCGGCGTCCAGCCGATCCGCTCGGGCGCCACGCCGAGCATGGGCCCGCAGGCGGTGATCGCGCCGGCGGCCTCGATGCAGGGCTACGGCGCGTCGGGCTACCCGCCTGCTCCGACGATGGGCGCGACGCCGAACGCGATGATGATGCCGCCGGCGCAGCCGTCGTACGGCGGCCAGTCGTTCGGGCAGATGGGCATGCCCATCATGAACCCGGTGCTGCCTCCAGTGACGCCGGCGATGGTGCCGGTCGGCAACACGATGGGGGGCGTCCGCCCGCACACGAGCTTCCGCCCGGGCGGTCACGTCCCGCAGCCGACGGAGGTCGAGGAGGCGCGTCAGGGCTCGAAGATCGGCCGCTTCGCGTGGTTCGTCTTCGGCGCCGCGTTCGGCATCTTCTTCGCGTTCTTCGCGACGGGCTTCGGCTTCGGCAAGAGCGACGACGTGCAGACTGCAACCTTCCCGCCGCCGGCGCAGATCCCGGCCGCGACGCAGACCGCCCCGCCGGCGCCGCCTCCGCAGCCGGTGCAGCCGGTGCAGGTCGCGCCCGTCGCGCCGCAGCAGCAGCCGGTCGCTCCCGTGTTCCTGCCCGCGCCGCAGGTGGCTCCGCAGGCTCCGCAGGACGTTCAGGCCGCGCCCCAGGCCGCGCAGCCGTTCGCACCCGCGGCCGGCGGCGTCATCTCGCCGCCCGGCTTCGTCGTTCAGCCCCCCCCGCCCGCTCCGTTCGCGCAGCCGGCGCCGCCCGCGCCGCGCCCCGCCGCGAACCAGGGCACCGTCCGCGTCCGCCCCGCCGCCCCGGCGCCGCGGCCCCGCGGCGGCGGCGGCGACAAGGGCAACAACGACGCGAGCGATATTCTCAACGCGGCGCTTTAACGTCGGGGGCTTCGCCCCCGACACCCCCACCCCAGACACGGCCCTCGCGCTTCGCGCTCGGGGCGCTTCGCGCCCGCTTGCGCGGCCGCTTTTGGGGCCCGCTTTCAACGTCGGGGCTTCGCCCCCGACACCCCCACCCCAGACACGGCCCTCGCGCTTCGCGCTCGGGGCGCTTCGCGCCCGCTTGCGCGGCCGCTTCTGGGGCCCGCTTTCAACGTCGGGGCTTCGCCCCGACACCCCACCCCAGACACGGCCCTCGCGCTTCGCGCTCGGGGCGCTTCGCGCCCGCTTTCGCGGCCGCTTCTGGGGCCCCTTCGGGCCGGCGCTCTTTTGCCCGCTCAACTCGACGCGACGGGATGTGTCTTCGCGGGCGTGTCGCTTCGGCCGCCCCTTCTTTGCCCGGGCGCTCAACCCAACGCGGTCCTTTCCCCGCACTCAATCCGATGCGGACACGTCTTCGCGGGTCAGCTTTGCTCGGACGCGGCCGTCCTTCACTCGGCACTCAACCCTCTTCGCCCTGCACTCAACCCGACGCGATGGGACGTGTGGTCTCGACACGACGGGCCCTTCTTCGCACTCGAGCCGACGGTCTCAGTCTGGGATGAAGTCTTGGCGGGTGTAGATTGCGCGGAGCTCGAGGGCGGCGGCTTCGATGGCTTCGCGGCCGCCTTCGAGGCGGTCGACGAGGGTGACCACGCGCTTTACGGCGTAGCCGGCGTCGCGGAGCTTGGCGACGGCCTTGAGGGTGGAGCCGCCGGTCGTCGTCACGTCCTCGAGGATGACGATCGTCGCGCCGGGAGGGAGGCGCGTGTCTCCCTCGAGCAGGCGCTTGCTTCCATGATCCTTTGCGTCCTTGCGGACGTAGATCGCGTCCTTCGGGGTGCCGCGTTGGAAGCTGATGAGGGATGCCGCGCTCGCGAGCGGGCAGCCGCCGAGCTCGACGCCCGCGATGGCGTCGAAGGTGCTGTCCGCGAGCGCGGCGTCGAGCATCAGCGCGCCCGCGAGCGCGTGGCCCTCGGCGCCGAGCACCGTCTGCTTGCAGTCGATGAAGAAGTCGCTCTCGCGGCCCGACGCGAGGACGACCTTCTTCCGCGCGAACGATCGCTCCTTGAGGAGCTCGAGGAGACGTTCCCGCGCGCCGCTCATCGCTTCTTCGCGACGGCCTTCGTGCCCTTCTTGAGGACGGGGACGACCGGCGGCGGCGCGGGACGTGCACCTGCGAGCGTCGCGCCGCGCGGCGGCTTGTTGTTCGCGGCGGCGCGCTCCGGCTCACGCGCGCCGGCGCGCTCCGGCTCGCGCGCGGCGGGCTTCTTCGCGACCGCCTGCGGAGACGAGGCCTTCGACGCCGACACTCCGAGCCCGGAGGCGGCGGACGCGGCGCGCGGCTTCGCGGGGCCGGCGCCGCTCGTCTGCACGTGACCGCGCACGAGGCCGCCGGGCTGGATCGCGATCCGCGGCGCGCGCAGGTCGCCGACGATCTTCGCGCCGGCCTCGACGACGAGCGCCTCCGACGCGGTGATGTCGCCCTTCACCGCGCCGCGCACGACGACGCGCGCGGCGGTGACGTTCGCGGCGACGAGGCCGCTCTCGCTCACGGTGACGTCGCCCGTGACCGCGACGTCGCCCTCGACGCGACCCGCGATCTCGATGTCGCCGCTTCCCGTGATCTTGCCGCGGACGAACGACGACGAGCTGATGATGGCGCTGTCCGCCATGTCACACGTCCATGTCGACGTTGCCCTTGAACTGGGCGCCGTCCGCGATCGTGATGCGCGTCGCCTTCACGTTGCCGATCACCTTCGCTCCGTTCTGGAGATCGACGCGATCGCTCGACGTGATGTTGCCGGTCACCGTGCCGGCGATCGCGACGGGACCACCGGTGATGTCGGCCTCCACCGCGCCGCCCTGCTCGACGCTGACCGCGTCCTTCGTCACGAGCTTGCCGCGCAGCGTGCCCTGGACGACCACGTCGTCGTCGCTCGTGATTTCGCCTTCGATCGTGATGCCTGCGCCGATGACCGTGCTCGCCATGGGATCCTCTCTCGCGCTCTCTCTACGTTCTCGATCGCCCGCGCTCAGCGCCGGCGTGCAGGGGCTCCGCCCAGCTCGGGCGGCAGCTCGAACTGGGCGTCGAGGCGGCCGACGTACTCCGCGCCCTCGTCGATCGCGACGGACTCGCCGTGGATGTCGCCGCGGACCTTCGCCCCGGCCTCGAGGTGCACGACGCCGTCGGCGCGCACCTCGCCGTCGAGCTCGCCTGCGATCGTGAGCCCACCGCGGAGCGTGACGTCGCCCTCGATCGTCCCTTCGAGCCGGAG encodes:
- a CDS encoding kinase/pyrophosphorylase gives rise to the protein MEVVDAKRIDVLSDSTGETAEKVVRAAMLQFPHSGAQIRLHTRVRTKEAARPILERAAREGALVVFTVVSPELREFIHASSYELRVEALDLIGSLIGKLTVYLDRQPINQPSAAMPLSDEYFRRIEAVEFTVKSDDGKEPRNFKKADLVLVGVSRTSKTPLSTLLAQRGLKVANLPLVLGVPTPPELEEANQERCVGLTIGLDPLVEIRKARLKQLGMSVDANYGLKDQVKAELEYAQTIFAKHPGWPVIDVTGRAIEETAVIILESLKERDEAKQIAKQIV
- the pyrE gene encoding orotate phosphoribosyltransferase, whose protein sequence is MSGARERLLELLKERSFARKKVVLASGRESDFFIDCKQTVLGAEGHALAGALMLDAALADSTFDAIAGVELGGCPLASAASLISFQRGTPKDAIYVRKDAKDHGSKRLLEGDTRLPPGATIVILEDVTTTGGSTLKAVAKLRDAGYAVKRVVTLVDRLEGGREAIEAAALELRAIYTRQDFIPD
- a CDS encoding polymer-forming cytoskeletal protein, yielding MADSAIISSSSFVRGKITGSGDIEIAGRVEGDVAVTGDVTVSESGLVAANVTAARVVVRGAVKGDITASEALVVEAGAKIVGDLRAPRIAIQPGGLVRGHVQTSGAGPAKPRAASAASGLGVSASKASSPQAVAKKPAAREPERAGAREPERAAANNKPPRGATLAGARPAPPPVVPVLKKGTKAVAKKR
- a CDS encoding polymer-forming cytoskeletal protein encodes the protein MASTVIGAGITIEGEITSDDDVVVQGTLRGKLVTKDAVSVEQGGAVEADITGGPVAIAGTVTGNITSSDRVDLQNGAKVIGNVKATRITIADGAQFKGNVDMDV
- a CDS encoding polymer-forming cytoskeletal protein — translated: MARARTTSGGEAVIGRSTRVRGRVSGDGDLRLEGTIEGDVTLRGGLTIAGELDGEVRADGVVHLEAGAKVRGDIHGESVAIDEGAEYVGRLDAQFELPPELGGAPARRR